A genomic window from Colletotrichum destructivum chromosome 7, complete sequence includes:
- a CDS encoding Putative AAA+ ATPase domain, ATPase, AAA-type, core, with protein MASHRVQQLSLRRPATVVRERSDTDPDDRFHRGRRVRPPSRYNKPPPRTRSSSQSPPSTEQDETASYNDENTSRSRSPSPAPAKYRPIVTVDWRSELCRFLNLSNQITDNEIFEALADTEAKLRDAERLKYQYTADPGPPRSQVMHRIDCQHEETSMIYLDEPWPVESGPYHSHLRGSRPVANLELYLERNKNISFLVFREYRCCHRSIRWQSMTDTNQSTTADLSLFFSGEYIDLNSPDARLALETLSELALAGIHHPHFDENDGTAKSISYPYLWWFHRRHEIALSKTAMDPTLQQHVDVLQTYMEDRLQPEWTAVDDLTAKGKITLDLLRYIFVPNDIIISQTRGKDVSQLMGSTAIDWLSIDTVSKDLKYLRAAILVEVWEFDGSFHKAVSRWPLDYPPVNSWSESFDITSLSVYPARFAKNSVVEGLRGRGKMFWACRHRKYVSYIKEAYCAAHPVNGSRFMVDLETYMKMHPPPPPLQQQAPRQSSFQKESPPLDLMSDIPPADDTFLMCLPSTMKGFDMDSKTWRTLEVAFMQDVVWNREAFEDLVIEPKTKDLVKAVVMNRLTSDENTDLIQGKGNGLFILLHGGPGTGKTLTAESVAEIAEKPLYKVTCGDVGTKPDEVEEYLKVVTLLGKTWDCVVLLDEADVFLEQRSLSNLKRNALVSVFLRVLEYYDGIMILTTNRVGTFDEAFKSRIQLNLRYNNLDEEKRFKIWTNSIRRLELKLKTQDKIPHNYGIDSDSIQSQLRSLAAENLNGREIRNAISTARQLSSFKREALHYDHLSSVISEAQHFEKYLVKLHQGHSADEIQHDLEAR; from the exons ATGGCGAGCCATAGAGTACAGCAACTGTCCCTGCGACGACCGGCGACCGTCGTCCGAGAACGCTCGGACACGGACCCGGACGACAGGTTCCATCGTGGGCGCAGGGTCCGGCCTCCGTCCCGCTACAACAAGCCTCCTCCGCGCACAAGATCGTCGTCGCAAAGCCCGCCGTCCACAGAGCAAGACGAAACTGCGAGTTACAATGACGAAA ACACGTCAAGATCCCGATCCCCGTCGCCTGCGCCGGCCAAATACCGCCCTATTGTCACCGTCGACTGGCGCAGCGAGCTTTGTCGCTTCCTTAACCTGTCGAACCAAATCACGGACAACGAAATCTTTGAAGCGCTAGCAGACACGGAGGCAAAGTTGAGGGATGCCGAAAGGCTCAAATACCAGTACACGGCCGACCCAGGCCCACCGCGATCACAGGTCATGCACAGGATAGATTGTCAACATGAAGAGACAAGCATGATCTACCTGGATGAACCGTGGCCAGTCGAGAGTGGCCCGTATCATTCACACCTCAGAGGCAGCCGGCCGGTTGCAAACCTTGAGCTTTACCTCGAGCGCAACAAGAACATCAGTTTCCTTGTGTTTCGGGAGTACCGATGCTGCCATCGCTCGATTAGATGGCAAAGCATGACCGATACCAACCAATCTACTACCGCTGACCTGTCGCTCTTCTTCAGTGGAGAGTACATTGATCTCAATTCACCCGATGCACGTCTTGCTTTGGAGACATTGTCAGAGCTGGCATTGGCTGGCATTCATCATCCACATTTTGATGAAAACGATGGAACTGCTAAAAGTATCTCCTATCCGTACCTCTGGTGGTtccatcgtcgtcatgaGATTGCCTTGTCGAAGACGGCAATGGACCCCACCCTCCAGCAGCATGTCGATGTCCTTCAAACGTATATGGAAGATCGCTTGCAGCCAGAATGGACAGCTGTCGACGACCTGACTGCAAAGGGGAAGATAACTTTAGACTTGTTGAGATACATATTT GTGCCGAACGACATTATTATATCACAGACCAGAGGCAAGGATGTCTCACAATTGATGGGATCCACTGCCATAGACTGGCTATCGATAGATACCGTGTCCAAGGATTTGAAGTACCTCAGAGCAGCGATTCTAGTTGAAGTTTGGGAATTTGATGGTTCTTTTCACAAGGCAGTCAGCAGATGGCCACTAGACTACCCTCCGGTCAACTCATGGTCAGAGAGTTTCGACATAACAAGCCTTTCAGTTTATCCGGCCCGTTTTGCCAAGAATAGTGTCGTCGAAGGGCTTCGAGGCCGTGGGAAGATGTTTTGGGCATGCCGCCATCGAAAATACGTCTCCTACATCAAGGAAGCCTATTGCGCTGCACATCCTGTG AACGGATCAAGGTTCATGGTCGATTTGGAGACCTACATGAAGATGCATCCACCCCCTCCACCGCTACAACAGCAAGCACCCCGCCAGTCATCTTTTCAGAAAGAAAGTCCGCCATTGGATTTGATGAGCGACATTCCGCCCGCAGATGACACTTTCTTGATGTGTCTTCCATCGACAATGAAAGGCTTCGACATGGATTCGAAAACGTGGA GGACTTTGGAAGTAGCCTTTATGCAAGACGTGGTCTGGAATCGAGAAGCGTTCGAAGACTTGGTTATCGAACCGAAGACCAAAGACTTGGTCAAAGCTGTGGTCATGAACCGCCTGACATCTGATGAAAACACAGATTTGATACAAGGAAAGGGCAATGGACTATTTATACTTCTCCATGG AGGGCCTGGCACTGGGAAAACACTTACGGCCGAAAG TGTCGCGGAAATAGCCGAAAAACCGCTTTACAAGGTCACTTGTGGTGACGTCGGAACGAAGCCTGACGAGGTAGAGGAG TACCTGAAAGTGGTAACCCTTCTTGGGAAGACATGGGATTGTG TGGTTCTCCtagacgaagccgacgtgtTCTTGGAACAGCGTTCGCTCTCCAATCTCAAAAGAAATGCACTGGTCTCAG TGTTCTTAAGAGTGCTCGAATACTACGATG GAATAATGATCTTGACAACAAACCGGGTTGGGACTTTTGACGAGGCCTTCAAATCCAGAATTCAACTGAATCTACGTTACAACAACTTGGATGAGGAGAAACGGTTCAAGATTTGGACTAATTCCATACGGCGGCTTGAGTTAAAGCTCAAAACTCAAGACAAGATACCCCATAATTACGGGATCGACTCGGACAGTATTCAAAGCCAGCTGCGAAGCCTCGCTGCTGAGAATCTCAACGGTAGAGAAATTCGGAACGCAATCTCCACGGCCCGACAGCTTTCTTCGTTCAAGCGGGAGGCGTTGCATTACGATCACTTAAGCAGTGTTATAAGTGAAGCGCAGCACTTCGAGAAATATCTTGTCAAGCTCCACCAAGGGCACTCAGCTGATGAAATCCAGCATGATCTGGAGGCAAGATGA